The following are from one region of the Ignavibacteriota bacterium genome:
- a CDS encoding methylmalonyl-CoA mutase family protein: MLDKKYLEKRTEYDEKLRSMKTTGMKFTSVSGEKIDPLYGPDDVENINYLTDIGFPGEYPYTRGIHPNGYRGKIWTMRQFAGFGTPEDTNERYHYLLKRGQTGLSVAYDLPTLMGWDADSPLSEGEVGICGVAVSSIKDMEILFDKIPLDKVSTSMTINSPAAMIFAMYLAVARDRNITFNDLRGTLQNDILKEYIAQKEYIYPPRPSMRIITDMIEYCTNEVPQWNPVSVSGYHIREAGSTAVQELAYTLADGFAYIEACIERGLDVDAFAPRISYFFNSHLDFFEEIAKFRAARRIFAKRMKEKYKAKNPRSWWMRFHTQTAGCTLTAQQPENNIVRTAFQALAGVLGGTQSLHTNSMDETLALPSEKAVRIALRTQQIIAYETGVINTVDPLGGSYYVEALTDKMEAETNKIFDQIDAIGGVIPAIEAGYFQKEIADAAYRYQQEVERKEKFIVGVNEFVEENEKIEIPILTISPEVEIAQKKRLADLKQSRNQNDVDNSLTEILAAAENGNNLMPVFVKAAHNKVTLGEMVGELRKVFGTYDEVVVF, encoded by the coding sequence ATGCTTGACAAAAAATACCTTGAGAAGAGAACAGAGTATGATGAAAAATTAAGATCAATGAAAACTACAGGAATGAAGTTTACTTCAGTCAGCGGCGAAAAAATAGATCCGCTTTATGGTCCTGACGATGTTGAGAATATAAATTATCTGACTGATATTGGTTTTCCTGGTGAGTATCCTTACACGAGAGGAATCCATCCTAATGGATACAGAGGGAAAATATGGACGATGCGGCAATTTGCTGGTTTCGGAACTCCCGAAGACACAAACGAAAGATATCATTATTTGTTGAAGAGAGGACAAACCGGACTTTCAGTTGCCTACGATCTTCCGACACTTATGGGCTGGGATGCTGATTCACCATTAAGTGAAGGTGAAGTTGGTATTTGTGGTGTCGCAGTTTCATCAATAAAGGATATGGAAATTTTATTTGATAAAATTCCACTCGATAAAGTTTCTACATCAATGACTATCAACTCACCGGCAGCGATGATATTTGCAATGTATCTTGCAGTTGCACGCGATAGAAATATTACCTTTAATGATTTACGCGGAACTCTTCAAAACGATATTTTAAAAGAATATATAGCACAAAAAGAATATATCTATCCACCAAGACCTTCGATGAGAATAATAACAGATATGATTGAATACTGTACGAATGAAGTTCCGCAATGGAATCCGGTTTCTGTAAGTGGATATCACATTCGGGAAGCAGGTTCAACAGCAGTTCAGGAATTAGCTTATACTTTGGCGGATGGTTTTGCTTATATCGAGGCATGCATTGAAAGAGGACTTGATGTTGATGCATTTGCACCAAGAATTTCTTATTTCTTTAACTCCCATCTTGATTTCTTTGAAGAGATAGCTAAGTTCCGTGCTGCACGAAGAATATTTGCAAAGAGAATGAAAGAAAAATACAAAGCAAAAAATCCGCGTTCATGGTGGATGAGATTTCACACACAAACTGCAGGATGCACGTTGACCGCACAACAGCCGGAAAATAATATTGTCAGAACAGCTTTCCAGGCATTAGCTGGTGTACTCGGTGGAACTCAATCTCTTCACACTAACTCAATGGATGAAACTCTTGCGCTGCCAAGTGAAAAAGCTGTGCGAATCGCACTCAGAACACAGCAAATAATCGCTTATGAAACCGGAGTGATTAATACAGTCGATCCGCTTGGAGGAAGTTATTATGTTGAAGCATTAACAGATAAAATGGAAGCAGAAACAAATAAAATATTTGATCAGATAGATGCTATCGGTGGTGTTATTCCTGCAATTGAAGCAGGGTATTTCCAGAAGGAAATAGCTGATGCTGCATACAGATATCAGCAGGAAGTTGAAAGAAAAGAAAAATTTATCGTCGGTGTAAACGAATTTGTAGAAGAGAATGAAAAAATTGAAATTCCGATTTTAACTATTTCTCCCGAAGTTGAAATTGCACAAAAGAAAAGGCTTGCTGATCTGAAGCAAAGCAGAAATCAGAACGATGTTGATAATAGTCTTACAGAAATACTTGCAGCCGCTGAGAATGGAAATAATTTAATGCCGGTTTTTGTAAAAGCTGCACATAATAAAGTTACACTTGGTGAAATGGTCGGAGAGCTTAGAAAAGTTTTTGGAACTTATGATGAAGTAGTTGTATTCTGA
- a CDS encoding decaprenyl-phosphate phosphoribosyltransferase, translating into MKLFKFLRLIRVHHWIKNVFVFVPLLFSLHLFNKVYFIKSLYAFIVFCLASSAIYVINDLVDIDSDRVHPVKKNRPLPSGAISVSTAVITASALVVIVFWTMMYFNTEFILLVVAFIVLNVLYSFWLKNIVLLDIFSIAAGFSMRVLAGAFVIQVPISSWLILTTMFISLFLGVMKRRSELVLITEASKQIPDNAEQKSRKVLTQYSLNFADQLATVAATGVIVCYALYTVAPRTVSAFQTERLIYTTPFVVFGIFRFMYLEYINRKGENTTRTLASDIPMILNVLAYAVFTIFIIYKLI; encoded by the coding sequence ATGAAACTATTTAAGTTTCTTCGGCTTATCCGTGTTCATCATTGGATCAAGAATGTTTTTGTTTTTGTTCCGTTGCTGTTTTCGCTCCATCTCTTTAATAAAGTTTATTTCATAAAATCATTATATGCATTTATAGTATTTTGTCTCGCATCGAGTGCAATTTACGTTATCAATGATCTTGTTGATATTGATTCTGACCGGGTACATCCTGTAAAAAAGAACAGACCTTTACCCTCAGGAGCAATTTCTGTTTCAACGGCTGTCATTACTGCTTCAGCATTAGTAGTGATCGTATTCTGGACGATGATGTATTTTAATACCGAGTTCATTTTGCTGGTGGTAGCATTTATAGTTCTAAATGTTCTGTATTCATTCTGGTTAAAGAATATTGTTTTGCTTGATATATTTTCTATTGCTGCAGGTTTTTCAATGAGAGTACTTGCCGGCGCTTTTGTAATTCAGGTTCCAATATCAAGCTGGCTTATACTTACAACAATGTTTATATCCTTGTTTCTTGGTGTAATGAAGAGAAGATCAGAGCTTGTTCTAATCACTGAAGCCAGCAAGCAAATTCCGGATAACGCAGAGCAAAAAAGCAGAAAAGTTTTAACACAATACTCTCTTAACTTTGCAGATCAACTCGCCACAGTTGCTGCAACGGGTGTTATAGTTTGTTATGCATTATACACTGTGGCACCAAGAACTGTCTCTGCATTTCAGACTGAAAGACTAATTTATACAACTCCGTTTGTAGTATTCGGGATTTTCAGATTTATGTATCTTGAATACATTAACAGAAAAGGAGAAAACACTACCAGAACTCTGGCTTCTGATATACCGATGATATTGAATGTATTGGCTTATGCTGTCTTTACAATTTTCATTATTTATAAATTGATCTAA
- a CDS encoding HlyC/CorC family transporter, with product MDNQIIYLIILVALSAFFSGTELAFVVANKLKIEVRARKNNIAALSAKYFINHPQNFFSTILIGNNIVNISYASLATVYLTSLFGWSELKILIVTTIIILFLGEIFPKYFGRELADRLVLLTALPLRLASYVLFPFVKITSAISNRVVQTSSLKTDNIYHLFDKEDIKGLVKESEIAGIVDKRDSMLINKVIELGDQRVYEAMTPRTEIIGIEITRDIKEVLKVFVESDFSKLPVYEDSLDNIKGVLLAKDLFKSPATIKDILRDVSFIPETKKSFEVLNDFLEKRNSVAIVIDEYGGTAGIVTIEDILEELFGEIEDEFDIQEDICRRIAKDTYIISGKVEVDHINEKYNLNIEEGDYETLSGFITSKCGKIPAEGEVITIDNFRIQIIRATAQKVDLVKLSLLTPSI from the coding sequence ATGGATAATCAAATAATATATCTTATCATCTTAGTTGCGCTGAGTGCATTCTTTTCGGGGACTGAACTAGCCTTTGTTGTTGCAAATAAATTAAAAATTGAAGTAAGAGCACGAAAAAATAACATTGCAGCGTTAAGTGCAAAATACTTTATCAATCATCCGCAGAATTTCTTCTCTACGATACTTATCGGAAATAATATTGTTAATATCAGTTATGCATCACTTGCAACTGTTTATTTAACATCTTTATTCGGCTGGTCAGAATTAAAAATTCTGATCGTAACCACAATCATCATTCTATTTCTTGGTGAAATTTTTCCAAAATATTTTGGAAGAGAACTTGCTGACCGTTTAGTCCTTTTAACTGCTCTTCCATTACGTCTTGCTTCGTATGTTCTGTTTCCGTTTGTTAAAATCACTTCCGCCATTTCAAACAGAGTTGTACAAACGTCAAGTCTTAAAACAGATAATATCTATCATCTTTTTGATAAAGAGGATATAAAAGGATTAGTGAAAGAAAGTGAAATAGCAGGTATAGTTGATAAAAGAGACAGCATGCTTATCAATAAAGTAATTGAGCTTGGTGATCAGAGAGTGTATGAAGCTATGACTCCAAGAACAGAAATAATTGGTATTGAAATTACAAGAGACATTAAAGAAGTGCTTAAAGTTTTTGTTGAATCAGATTTTTCCAAACTGCCGGTTTATGAAGATAGTCTCGATAACATCAAAGGTGTGTTGCTTGCAAAAGATCTTTTCAAATCTCCAGCTACAATAAAAGACATTCTTCGTGATGTCAGCTTTATTCCTGAAACCAAAAAAAGTTTTGAAGTGCTGAATGATTTTCTGGAAAAAAGAAATTCAGTTGCAATTGTAATTGATGAGTATGGCGGAACAGCAGGTATCGTGACAATTGAAGATATTCTCGAAGAATTATTTGGCGAGATTGAGGATGAATTTGATATTCAGGAGGATATATGCCGGAGGATCGCAAAAGATACTTACATCATCAGCGGTAAAGTTGAAGTAGATCATATCAATGAAAAATATAATCTGAATATTGAGGAAGGGGATTACGAAACACTTTCAGGGTTTATTACATCAAAGTGCGGTAAAATTCCTGCTGAAGGTGAAGTCATCACAATCGATAA